One window of Populus nigra chromosome 5, ddPopNigr1.1, whole genome shotgun sequence genomic DNA carries:
- the LOC133694759 gene encoding phosphatidylinositol 4-phosphate 5-kinase 1-like yields the protein MREGLIVDEVTGVVSTTKKKKSGELDNTTTNNKQLDKVILLVADQDITKQAAIPPLPIVVSRARSQSTTRRVTPATTVVTASSSSGTTVEKHLPNGDLYIGSFSGHAPHGSGKYIWTDGCMYEGEWRRGKASGKGKFSWPSGATFEGGFKSGRMEGSGTFIGSDGDTYRGSWSSDRKHGHGQKRYANGDFYEGTWKKNFQDGQGRYVWKNGNEYVGEWKNGVISGRGVLIWANGNRYDGQWENGVPKGNGVFTWPDGSCYIGNLNNNSKDIKGQQLNGTFYPGNGKECCLKGNKSDLVLTATTTRKRSSVDGGRGSGMNFPRICIWESDGEAGDITCDIVDNVEAEMIYRDGLGLDRDGIRQFRRAPCCFSGGEVKKPGLPISKGHKNYDLMLNLQLGIRYSVGKHAQILRDLKPSDFDPKEKFWTRFPPEGSKITPPHQSSDFRWKDYCPVVFRRLRELFQVDPADYMLAICGNDALRELSSPGKSGSFFYLTQDDRFMIKTVKKSEVKVLIRMLPSYYQHVCRYENSLVTKFFGVHCVKPIGGPKTRFIVMGNLFCSEYRIHRRFDLKGSSHGRTADKPEGEIDETTTLKDLDLNFVFRLQRNWFQELIKQIDRDCEFLEAEKIMDYSLLVGLHFRDDNNYDKMGLSPFLLRSGKKDSYRNEKFMRGCRFLEAELQDMDRVLSGRKSLIRLGANMPATAERMVRRSDFDQYTPGGFSHLTPSRSDEVYEVVLYFGIIDILQDYDISKKLEHAYKSLQADPTSISAVDPKLYSKRFRDFIGRIFIEDR from the exons ATGCGTGAAGGACTTATCGTTGATGAGGTAACCGGCGTCGTTTCAaccacaaagaagaagaaatcaggAGAGCTAGACAATACTACTACTAATAATAAGCAGCTAGATAAGGTTATACTACTCGTGGCAGACCAAGATATCACAAAACAAGCAGCTATTCCACCACTACCCATTGTTGTTAGCCGCGCTCGATCCCAATCCACCACCCGCCGTGTCACTCCTGCCACCACGGTCGTCACTGCCAGCAGCTCGTCAGGCACCACTGTAGAAAAGCACCTCCCGAACGGGGATCTCTACATCGGATCATTCTCGGGTCACGCGCCACACGGATCCGGGAAGTACATCTGGACCGACGGGTGTATGTACGAAGGCGAGTGGCGCCGCGGAAAAGCATCTGGGAAAGGGAAATTCTCTTGGCCTTCAGGAGCTACTTTTGAAGGGGGATTTAAGTCGGGTCGGATGGAAGGATCCGGCACTTTTATCGGATCCGACGGGGACACGTACCGCGGGTCATGGAGCTCCGATCGAAAACATGGGCATGGGCAGAAAAGGTACGCGAATGGAGATTTCTATGAAGGGACATGGAAGAAGAATTTTCAAGACGGGCAAGGGAGGTATGTGTGGAAAAATGGGAATGAGTATGTTGGTGAGTGGAAAAACGGCGTCATTTCAGGGAGAGGAGTTTTGATTTGGGCTAATGGGAATAGATATGATGGGCAATGGGAAAATGGAGTGCCGAAAGGGAATGGGGTGTTTACATGGCCAGATGGGAGCTGTTATATTGGGAACTTGAATAATAATAGCAAGGATATAAAAGGACAGCAATTGAATGGCACATTTTATCCTGGGAATGGGAAGGAATGTTGTTTAAAAGGGAACAAGAGTGATTTGGTTTTAACCGCTACAACGACGAGGAAGAGATCGTCAGTTGATGGAGGGCGAGGGAGTGGGATGAATTTTCCTAGGATTTGTATTTGGGAAAGTGATGGGGAAGCTGGTGATATTACCTGTGATATTGTTGATAATGTGGAAGCAGAGATGATTTATCGAGATGGTTTAGGGTTGGATCGAGATGGGATTAGACAGTTTAGAAGGGCCCCCTGTTGTTTTAGTGGTGGAGAGGTTAAGAAACCCGGCCTTCCCATCTCGAAAGGGCATAAGAATTATGATTTGATGCTTAATTTGCAATTGGGTATTAg GTATTCTGTTGGGAAGCATGCCCAGATTTTGAGGGATTTGAAGCCAAGTGATTTTGATCCCAAGGAGAAATTCTGGACGAGGTTTCCACCCGAAGGATCAAAAATTACACCTCCACACCAGTCTTCTGATTTTCGATGGAAGGATTACTGCCCTGTGGTGTTTAG ACGTTTGAGAGAGCTTTTTCAAGTAGATCCTGCTGATTACATGCTAGCTATTTGCGGCAATGATGCCCTTAGAGAGCTTTCTTCTCCGGGGAAGAGTGGAAGCTTCTTTTATCTTACTCAGGATGATAGGTTTATGATAAAGACAGTAAAGAAATCAGAAGTCAAG GTGCTTATTAGGATGCTTCCCAGTTATTACCAACATGTTTGCCGGTATGAAAATTCACTGGTGACAAAGTTCTTTGGTGTGCATTGTGTTAAACCGATTGGTGGACCAAAG ACCCGTTTCATTGTGATGGGCAATCTCTTCTGTTCAGAGTATAGAATACATCGAAGATTTGACCTGAAAGGATCCTCCCATGGCCGCACAGCAGATAAGCCTGAGGGTGAGATTGATGAAACCACAACTCTCAAGGACCTTGATCTCAACTTTGTTTTTCGTCTACAGCGGAATTGGTTCCAGGAGCTTATCAA GCAAATTGATCGTGATTGTGAATTTTTGGAAGCTGAGAAAATCATGGATTATAGTCTCTTGGTTGGTCTACACTTCCGTGATGACAATAATTATGACAAAATGGGACTGTCACCATTTCTTTTGCGTTCTG GAAAGAAGGATTCTTATCGGAATGAAAAGTTCATGCGTGGGTGTCGCTTTCTTGAAGCAGAGCTTCAAGACATGGATCGGGTTCTATCTGGCAG GAAATCTCTAATAAGATTGGGAGCAAACATGCCAGCAACGGCAGAGCGGATGGTGAGGAGGAGTGATTTTGATCAGTATACCCCTGGTGGATTTAGCCATTTGACCCCTTCTCGAAGTGATGAAGTCTACGAAGTGGTCCTTTATTTTGGAATTATTGATATCTTACAAGACTATGATATTAGCAAGAAGTTGGAGCATGCCTACAAATCCTTGCAAGCAGACCCTACCTCAATCTCAGCTGTAGATCCAAAACTCTATTCAAAGAGGTTCCGGGATTTCATTGGGAGAATATTTATAGAAGACAGGTAG